CCGGCTTCGCGCAGCGTGGCCTGTTCCGGGCCCACGTAGCCGGACGGCGACAGCAGCACCGACAGGCCAGCATCCTCGGACCAGCGATACAGCGTGTTTTCCGGCACATCGGTGAACAACAGGTAGCCCCCGTTGCGCACCCACGCCGGGCCTTCTGACCAGGTGAAGCCTTCGGCGAGCTTCTCGATGCGCGCATCGGCCGCGACCACGGTGCTGAAACGCTGGTCGAAGCGTTGCAGCTGCCCGATGGTGGTGAATCGCGGTGGCGGTGTGTCCTTCTTCGTGCAGGCAGCGGCGATGGCCAGCAACGGAACGGCCAACAACAGATAGGGCGACAAGCGCATCGGTTCTCCGGCTTTGGGTCCAGCCCCATGATGCCATCAAGTCCGCGCAGCGTGTCAGCCGCTGCAGGGCGCTGCAGTGATTGCACGCTGGTGCAACGTGTCACTCACCTCGTGTGGGATCGACACAAGGCTGAACTGCCCAGGATGAGGTCGTTGAAGCCAGAAACACCAAAGTCCCTCAGCGCTTTCCATCCGGCTCTGTCTCCACTTGATCTTCAGATACCTGCAAGCCAATCCGCTTGGCTGCAGCCAATAGTTCAGCCCTGTGGCCTTGTGCTGGCCATCCAGCGACCGTGTCGATCACACGGCCCGCATCCATGAAGTAGAAAATCGGCGTTGCCCACTGTGTCAGCATCGGCCAATCACTCTTGCGGAACGCCAGCGACATCTGCTGCTGCGGGTATCTCTCGTTCCAAGCGGCAAACACCGAAAAATCGTCTTGCCTGCTTGGCGGCGCGATCCATTTCGAATGAGATCGCATCACTGCATTCAAAGCCGGATCCTGGCCGATGGCAGCCATGGCACGTTGCGTGTAGGGACACAGCGGATCTGCAACGACGATGATGAGGCGACCAGCATCGATGTGCGAGGCGACATGCAAGAGCCGCCTGCCATGCGGTGCGATGCGCAACTCGCTTGGCAACCCTGCGGCAACGGCGATGGGCTCCACCACCTCCGGTGGTGGATGAGGCAGGCCGTCAGCGTGATGCGCAAAGAAGCCCTTTGCGGCAGCAAAGTCTCGCGCTGCCAACAGGGCACGATAGGTCTGCACGACATCGTGAGGCTGTGATGCATGAAAGCGCTCCAGGGCAGCCAAGGCCTTGACCTGGTCTTCGGTGATCCTGGAATCGCCGGTATAGAACGAGGCCGCATTCGCGACCTCGAAAATTTGACGGGCCTGACGATCATTGAAACCCGACCATGACCGATTGGCCATCAATGCACTACGCATCTTCTCGTAGCTTTGCTTGACCCGCTCAGAGAGCGCAAGATCGGATTCATTCGACCTCCGCACTGCGGCGACTTCAATCGTGTCCGCAGTCGTCGCAGATGCAGACGGATCAAGGTCAACAGCATGCGCAAGCGGGGGAGAAACAGGTAGCCAAAGCAGCAGTGCGAGAAGTAGCCCGCTCAGCAATTTCCCGTGCAAATCTTGGTGAGTGACTGAGTACATGTTGCACGCGCCTCACAACGGTAGTCGCCGTAATCTGCCTTCATTTCCGGGGTGATGTTCTGCGGCGTCATGATGGCGCGATCCGCATCGCTCTCAATCAACAACCCAGGCACGGATTGTGTCGCGCTTTGTATGCAATTAGCGAAAGGATTGCATAGACCCGGCTCGCAGTGAGGCCGCTTAGCTCTTGGTAAGAGAAGGTAGTCACGCCCTTTTCATTGAATTCGACACTTTCGAAGAAACGCTTGGCAGCTGAGACAGGCAAGGCATTGATTGGAGAATCCTTTGGAATTCGACTCATATATCCATTCAAATCCGCCCTGCTTCTTAGCGGTGCGAGATCAAAGTCGACCTGACGCGCTAGACGAACATCATCCCGGATGATCTGTATAGCAGCCTCGTCCAATTTGTTTGAATCTTTATACTTCGAGAAGGACTGCGATGAAAATGGCATTGAAATAAAGAGGATTGCAACTATCCAAATGGGTTTTCCGTTCATTAAAGTCTCCCAATTCGATTGAATTTTGAAAATTCTTAGTGACTGTATTGCAACTACAAATTAATCCAATCATACATAGACATTACAGACACCCATCACTTTTGTTTGAATAATTTCCGAATTTTCATTGTTAATATAACTAATTAATCATGCCAGCAATGAACCATTTGGCCGTTTAACTCTTCAGGCACCGCCAACACCGCCTCCAGCGCCGGTTTGGGCGCGTGATTGCGGTCGAACAGCAAGGGATGATTGGTGCGGCCGGGAACCGGGTAATCGTTCTTCCACGACATGCCGTCGGTGACGCCCCACACACTGACACGCGCCAGCGTGTCGCGCTTGCGCCAGAACAGCGCGAACAGTTCCGCATAACGCGCGGTCAACTGCGCCTGTACCTGTGGCGGCAGCCCATCGCGATACGGGTCGAGAAACCGCTTGAATTCCGGCAGCTGGAACTGCTTGTGCGCCAGGCCCGTTCCAATCACCTGGCCTTCCCTGGTAACCGGCAACACGTCCACGTCCAGTTCGGTGATCATCACCTTGATGCCGAGCGCAGCATACGCATCGATGGCTGCTTCGATGTCCTGCACGCTGTGGTAGTTCAGGCCCCAATGCCCCTGCATGCCGACGCCGTCGATGCGGATACCGGCCTGCTGCAACATCCTGACCATGCGCACGATGCCGTCGCGTTTGGCCGGCCGCCAGGCATTGAAGTCGTTGTAGTAGAGCTCGGCATCCGGTGCGTAGCGCTGCGCGAAGGCGAAGGCATTGCGCACCACGGTGTCACCATCGCCGACGCGTTGTACCCAGTTGGTGGCGCGGTAGCTGCCGTCTTCGTCGATGATTTCGTTGACCACATCCCAGGCCTGCACCGTGCCCACATAGCGCCCGGCAACCCGCTCGATATGCGCACGCATGCGCTCGATCTGCGCAGCCGAGGTGTTGGGTGTGCCCTGCGCATCGACGAAGAACCACTCCGGGGTCTGGTTGTGCCAGACCAGCGTGTGCCCGACCACGAACATGCGCTGGCGCTGCGCATAGGCGACGAACGCGTCGGCGGCGGCGAAGTCGAACACGCCCGGCCGCGGCGCGACGACCTCGGCCTTCATCACGTTCTCCGGTGTGAGCGCATTGAACTGGCAGGCCACCAGCGCCGCCGAGGCAGCGTCCTTGCCGGAGACGATCTCGGCATTGACTGCCGTGCCCAGCAAGAAGCCATCGGCATACGCCTGCTTGAGCGAGGTATCGGGCGTTTCGCAGCGCGCCAATGCCGGTCCGGCGACGAGGCAGGCAGCG
The window above is part of the Xanthomonas campestris pv. badrii genome. Proteins encoded here:
- a CDS encoding endo-1,4-beta-xylanase; the protein is MPHLLTLLRGACVVAACLVAGPALARCETPDTSLKQAYADGFLLGTAVNAEIVSGKDAASAALVACQFNALTPENVMKAEVVAPRPGVFDFAAADAFVAYAQRQRMFVVGHTLVWHNQTPEWFFVDAQGTPNTSAAQIERMRAHIERVAGRYVGTVQAWDVVNEIIDEDGSYRATNWVQRVGDGDTVVRNAFAFAQRYAPDAELYYNDFNAWRPAKRDGIVRMVRMLQQAGIRIDGVGMQGHWGLNYHSVQDIEAAIDAYAALGIKVMITELDVDVLPVTREGQVIGTGLAHKQFQLPEFKRFLDPYRDGLPPQVQAQLTARYAELFALFWRKRDTLARVSVWGVTDGMSWKNDYPVPGRTNHPLLFDRNHAPKPALEAVLAVPEELNGQMVHCWHD